One window of candidate division WOR-3 bacterium genomic DNA carries:
- a CDS encoding AAA family ATPase — protein sequence MDEILQKLQVFGYEKYSKIILSSLVTGEPLLFIGKHGSGKTFMLCQLARALGYKTEGDEKEFNAYDASKSVFEDIIGFPDPEMMKKSKMEYIKSPMTLWNKKFILIDELSRANYAMQSKWLEIIKDRSLMGKNIPSLRYVFSAMNPLNYPGAYTLDPALADRFAQIVEIDDYFKEDDILKIVKGNNEKSSLLREDNEFDKNITEKLQALIKKVKKEYYTLPQKITDLSEKFCAAYYRNAQDVCSEKEFKAVSERRVGMIFRTLKVMFAIDMSKKIRITTKVFRDNFKMASEFSWIYPAIEDGNTRNLEKEILEKTIRDLGFIKIEPENEESTERILQKFKISTSGKEAFKSALTILNKARLLQEKNVSSCEKDIQLFEKAKEVILSQGDDWLNRNLHGMSVDSYRITGICDQYIDNDDDTAVEIISEILKSEENYASGNIQEKKTA from the coding sequence ATGGATGAAATTTTACAAAAACTTCAAGTTTTTGGATACGAAAAGTATTCCAAAATAATTCTTTCATCATTGGTCACAGGGGAACCACTTCTTTTTATAGGAAAACACGGATCTGGTAAAACGTTTATGTTGTGTCAGTTAGCGCGTGCTCTCGGATATAAAACGGAAGGAGATGAAAAAGAATTCAACGCATACGACGCATCTAAATCGGTTTTTGAAGACATCATCGGTTTCCCAGATCCTGAAATGATGAAAAAAAGTAAAATGGAATACATAAAATCGCCCATGACCTTGTGGAATAAAAAATTCATATTGATTGACGAATTATCGAGGGCGAATTATGCCATGCAGAGCAAATGGCTTGAAATCATCAAGGACAGATCCTTGATGGGAAAAAATATTCCTTCGTTAAGGTATGTGTTTTCAGCGATGAATCCCCTGAATTATCCCGGTGCTTATACACTTGACCCTGCACTCGCAGATAGATTTGCCCAGATTGTGGAGATAGATGATTATTTCAAAGAAGATGACATACTCAAAATTGTCAAAGGAAATAATGAAAAATCGTCGCTTCTGAGAGAAGATAACGAGTTCGACAAGAACATTACTGAAAAACTTCAAGCCCTTATAAAGAAAGTAAAAAAAGAATATTATACTTTGCCCCAAAAAATTACCGATTTATCCGAAAAATTCTGCGCTGCTTATTACAGGAATGCCCAGGATGTATGTTCCGAAAAAGAATTCAAAGCGGTAAGCGAGAGAAGAGTGGGAATGATTTTTAGGACGTTAAAAGTCATGTTCGCGATAGACATGTCAAAAAAAATCAGAATTACAACGAAAGTCTTTAGGGATAATTTTAAAATGGCTTCCGAGTTTTCCTGGATTTATCCCGCCATCGAGGACGGGAATACGAGAAATCTAGAGAAGGAAATACTTGAAAAGACAATCAGGGATCTGGGTTTTATCAAGATAGAACCGGAAAACGAGGAAAGCACAGAGAGAATACTTCAAAAATTCAAGATTTCGACATCGGGAAAAGAAGCTTTTAAATCAGCCCTGACAATTTTGAACAAAGCAAGGCTTTTGCAGGAAAAAAACGTTTCATCATGCGAAAAGGATATTCAACTTTTTGAAAAAGCGAAGGAAGTTATACTCAGTCAGGGTGATGATTGGCTCAACAGGAATCTTCACGGAATGAGCGTTGACAGCTACAGAATAACAGGGATTTGCGACCAATACATTGACAATGACGACGATACCGCAGTTGAAATAATTTCAGAAATTTTAAAAAGCGAGGAAAACTATGCAAGTGGAAATATTCAAGAGAAAAAAACTGCTTAA
- a CDS encoding restriction endonuclease subunit S: MVIKKIKLSDICEIRAGYLFRFKIEEDNEGDVQVIQLSDVGRSLILENLGQFKSIKIDDKRILEKHLLKEDEILFKAKSTNHVAAVFKGNFNALATHHFFIMRIRPIEGINRNEIFPPYLALYINLPPSQTHFSSNRANTHIINKNSLESLEIALPDIEIQKNAVNVYENLTKQMENYGKIIEHKKELLDLTLSNLLGISNAFKD; this comes from the coding sequence ATGGTTATAAAAAAAATTAAGCTGTCCGATATTTGTGAAATCAGAGCCGGCTATCTTTTTAGATTTAAGATAGAAGAAGATAATGAAGGAGATGTTCAGGTAATACAGTTATCAGACGTCGGCCGTTCTCTTATTTTAGAAAATTTAGGCCAATTTAAATCCATTAAAATTGACGATAAAAGAATTCTCGAAAAACATCTTCTCAAAGAGGACGAAATCTTATTCAAAGCCAAATCAACCAACCATGTCGCAGCTGTTTTCAAGGGTAATTTTAATGCCCTCGCGACGCACCATTTTTTTATCATGAGAATACGGCCAATAGAGGGTATAAATAGGAATGAAATATTCCCCCCTTACCTTGCCCTTTACATCAACCTTCCCCCTTCGCAGACTCATTTTTCATCCAACAGGGCGAACACACATATAATAAACAAAAACTCTCTCGAATCACTTGAAATAGCATTACCTGATATCGAAATTCAAAAAAATGCGGTTAATGTCTATGAAAACCTCACCAAACAGATGGAAAATTACGGGAAAATTATCGAACATAAAAAAGAATTACTGGACCTGACTCTCAGCAATTTACTGGGAATATCAAATGCTTTTAAGGACTGA